A region of the Apium graveolens cultivar Ventura chromosome 6, ASM990537v1, whole genome shotgun sequence genome:
ATCACTCTATTCTTTCTTCTACATGACTCACATCTCATTGGCATACAAAATGGCTGAGTCGAGCAAGCACAAGGAAGGGCAGATTGGGTTGAGTTTTCCCATGCTAACAAAGATAAATTATACTGCTTGGGCAATGAAGATGTGGATATTTATGCAAGCACATAGCGTGTGGGAAGCAATCGATCCCAAGGATCCAAAGGCTGCTGTGGAAGACAAGATCGACAAGCGAGCTTTGGCTATGATCTATCCGAGTATTCCAGAGGAATTGATGTTGACGCTTGCAGAATGGAAAACCGCAAAGGACGCCTGGGAGGCAATAAAAACGGTGTCACTAGGGGCTACAAAGGTCAAACAAGCAAAGGCTCAAACACTTAAATCTGAATTTGAATCTTTAAATATGAAGGACACAGATCAATTAGATGATTTCTGCATGAAATTAAATGGCCTGGTTGCGAGAATCAGGGCACTTGGAGAGACTATTGGAGAAGAATACGTTGTGAAAAAATTGCTAAGGGCGGTGCCTGCCAAATGTCTGCAAATAGCGTAAGCTATCGAGCAATTTGGAAATATTGAAACTATGTCGGTTGAAGAAGTAATAGGCTCGCTAAAAGCTCACGAGGAACGACTATCTAGTCAAGGTGATAGCAAAGAAGAACAACAACTCCTTTTGACCGAGGAGGAATGGTCACGACGTGAGAACAACACTGGAAAGCTCCTGCTTACACGCGAGGAATGGTTGAGAAGGTCGAATAGAGGTGGGTCTCAGGTTGGAAATGACCACCGTGATAGAGATAATCAGGATGGTCGAAGACGAATTGATAGAGGAAAACTAAAATATTTCAACTGTGGAGCCTATGGTCATTTTGCCATTGAATGTAGAAAACCAAGGAGGGACAAAATACAACGTGGAGAAGCCAATCTTACACAAACATATGACGAAGAACCTGCACTCTTAATGGCCATAAATAATGAAGGTGCAGACGACATGATTCTCTTGTCTGAAGGTGCAGGCTCGAACATAAAAACTTTGGAGGAGGACATCTGGTATCTAGATAATGGGGCAAGTAACCATATGGCTGGGTGCCGTGAAAAATTTCAAACTCTGGATATAAAAATGAAGGGGCAGGTTAAATTTGGCGACGGATCTCTGGTACAAATCGAGGTGAAGGGCACAATAAGAATTGTTTGCAAGAATGGCGAGACACGAGCACTACAGGATGTGCATTATATACCCACACTGAAGAGCAATATTATTAGCCTAGGTCAGCTTTCTGAAGAAGGAAATCGAGTGGTATTGGATGGAGAAAACTTGTGGGTCTATGATAGTTATGGGAGGCTGATTATGCACGTAAAACGCTCTCCAAATCATCTCTACAAAATACGCATTGAAGATACCAAGGAAGTTTGCTTACTTACAAAGGAGGAAGAAAAGGCATGGTTATGGCATGCACACCTAGGCCACGTCAATTTTAATGCAATGCAGCTGATGTCTAGGAATTAAATGGCACATGGTCTTCCATCCATAAATCAACCAAAAGAGCTTTGCAATGGGTGCCTTATGTCAAAACAATCCCGTAAGCCTTTTCCTACTCACTCTCATTTTACTTCTAAGCATGCATTAGAATTAATACATGGGCATCTTTGTGGGCCTATTTCACCTTCTACTCCTGATGGCAATAGATATTTCATGCTATTAGTAGATGATTACACTCGTATGATGTGGATTTACATGCTTAAGTTTAAAAGTGAGGCATTAAATTATTTTAAGAAGTTCAAGTTACTGGTTGAGAGCAACTCTGCAAAACAAAGCATTGAGGTGTTCCGTACTGATCGTGGGGGGGAGTTTTGTTCCAAAGAATTTGAAGACTTTTGTGAACAAGCAGGAATTTTGAGGCATTATACTGCGCCCTACACACCACAGCAAAATGGTGTAGTAGAGCGTCGTAATCGTACAGTGGCAACAATGAATAGAAGCTTGCTTAAGGAAAGGGGAGTTCCTGCACAGTTCTGGGGCGAGGCAGCTAGACATGCCGTATACATCTTAAACATGCTCCAAACTCGAGCATTCTCACACATAACTCCGTATAAGGCATGGTGTGGTCACAAACCATCTGTTGAATCTCTGAAAATCTTTGGTTGCATCTCTTATATGAAAATTCCAGCCGTGTTCACTCACAAACTCGATGACAGAAGTAAAGTGTTAGTTCACTTTGGACGAGAACCAGGAACTAAGGCGTATCGATTGTACGACCCAGATTCCGGAAGAATTTATGTAAGCAGAGACGTTATATTCAACGAAGGAAAAGGTTGGAAATGGGATAAAGGTGCAAACCAAATCGCTGATAGGTGCACTCAAATCAACTCTTTCTAATTTCAAATTGATTTTGACATTGATGCACGAGAAATATATGAGCAACACGCACCAGAAAATTCTTAGTTTTTTAGTGAAAATTCTAACTCCAAGAGTGCTGGCTCACCAGAAACACCATTCACATCAGGGTCTGTTTCTTCATCTGACATTGCAGGAGACTCAGGTTCTAGTGGTTCCAGCACTGATAGTGAACCAAGGCGCATGAGACAACTCTCAGACATTTATAGAGTCACTGAGGAAGTGGAAATTGAGGATGAATTGCTGCTAACAAATGTAGATGCACCAATAAATTTTGAACAAGTTGTCAAAACTGAGGCTTGGAGGGATGCAATGAATACATAAATTACTACTATAGAAAAGAACAAGACGTGGCAACTTATAAATTTGCCAAAGGGCCATAAACCAATCGACTTGAAGTGGGTGTTCAAGTTGAAAAAGGATCAAAATGGAGAGATAATCAAACATAAAGCTCGTTTGGTGGCTAAGGGCTACGTGCAGTGCTATGGTATTGATTATGACGAGGTTTTCACCTCGGTCACAGGATTAGAAATGGTTCGCTTACTTTTGGCATTGGCAGCCAAGAACGAATGGGAAGTACATCACCTTGACGTCAAGTCCTCTTTCCTAAATGGTGTTCTCTCGGAAGAAGTCTATGTTTCTCAACCTAAAGGCTACATGAAAAAGGGGCAAGAACACAAAGTTTATAGATTATTCAAGGCCCTATACGGGTTACGACAAGCACCCCGGGCTTGGTACTCACAGTTAAACAAGTGCTTGTTGAAGCCTGGTTTCGTGAAATGTCCCTATGAACATGTTGTTTACACACGAAATGAAGGGTCTGAAATTTTGATTGTGGGCGTCTATGTTGATGATCTAATTATCACTGTCACCACTGTTTCTAACATTGTCAAATTCAAGGGGGAGATGAGTCGTGAATTTGACATGACTGATCCTGGAAGATTATCATATTACTTGGGCTTGGAGGTCGAACAAGGCAGTGGTTACATCAAACTTAAACAGACTGCATACGCAATAAAGTGCTTCAAAATGCAGGCATGAGTGACTGCAAGGCTGTGACGTATCCCATGGACTTCAACCTGCAGATCGATGCTGATTCAAATGGTGAACTGATAAATTCAACTCATTACAAGAGCTTGGTTGGAGGGTTACGTTACTTGGTTTACACTCGTCCTGACATAGCATATGCTGTAGGAATAGTCAGTTGCTATATGGAAAAACCCACTGTAATGCATCTGAATGCCATAAAGAGAATATGTCGGTATGTCAAAGGTACTCTGCACTACGGTTTGGTATACATAAAGGGACGTGGAAACTATATTCTGTCAGGATTCTCTGATAGTGACTTGGCTGGGTGTGTAGAGGATAGAAAGAGCACGAGTGGGATGGCATTTTATCTTGATGAAAGCTTAATTTCTTTGGTGTCACAGAAGCAACATTGTGTGGCTCTTTCATCGTGTGAAGCTGAATTTATGGCAGCCACAGTCACTGCGTGTCAGGGCATATGGTCGCAGCGAGTTCTTGTTCAGATCTCAGATATCAAACCAGGTCATGTTGTTATATATATCGACAATAGGTCTGTGATTGATCTAGCAAAGAATCCAGTTTTCCACAGACGTAGTAAGCATATTGACGTGCGATACCATTTTATTCGAAAATGTGTTGAGCAAGGTCTGATCGTAATCAAGCATATCAATACAAGTGAGCAGCGTGCTGATATACTAACTAAGGCTTTGTCTGCGGCTAAATTTTAGAAAATGAGAAGCTTGCTTGGAGCGAAGAATTTAGAACATGTTTAGACTAAGGGGGAGCGTGTTGGGTTTATTATCTAAACATGTTCCTAGTACTTTTACTTGTTTCTGTATTTGAATAAATTATGTACGTTGTAGAGTCAGACTTGGTCTGAAGTAGTTACAAGTTTGTAGGAGATAGTGTTGGACGTGCACCTGGGTTTTAGGTAGTAGTATGTTAGTCAGACTCTTTTAATAATTTCTGGTATGCACTGATTTCAGTTTAATCCCAATAGAAGTTTTTATTCAGAAATCTCTACAGTTGTGTTCTATAATCAGTTTAGTCTCTACACTACCTTCTTAAAACGTGATCTGTTCCTATATCTTGTGAAAGCTCGGCCATGATCCCAATCATCGTTGTGCTCCCTGTATCGGTGCTCCCGGTCGTACCTGTCCCTGTGGTACCTCTCTCTCTCGTTCCTCTCCCTCTCACACCTCTCCCTTTGGTAACTCTCCATGTAATACCTCTCCCTAACATACCTGTCCCTTCCTTGACCCCTCTCATCACGATGCCTCTTATTAGAGTTACCTGACCTGTCACGTTCAGATTCTCGATCTTTCTCACGCGAGGCACCATATGACTCTGAAAATTTGTAATGGCCCTCTCCATATTTATACTCTGAAACCCCTTCTTCACCACCATAACTCCACTCTCTTGGTCTTTGGAAGTGTTCCTCTCCTCCACGTATACCATCATTCCACATTCCTGAATGAGGTCCCTCCATTCGAGAACTACCCATCATCCCCATTCTATATCATCCCCATTCTATTAGCAGACATTCCCTTGCCAAATATAGAAGAATCGACATGATGAGAGACACGAGGATATTCCATAGCAGGACCTGTAAAATCTCCATAACCAGGTCCTCGACCACCAGGCAGACATGTGCCCCTCATAACACTTCTTCTTGCTCCGCTACCCCTCACATTCCTGGTGCTTCCTCTTCCCGGTCCACTACCTCTTTCTGCATTATCATTCATAGGCctcttctctgtctcatattgaGATTGAGGTTGGACTTGGAATTTCTTTTTATATAAGGAACGGCCATCTTCCATAAAGCCTCCGAAGAAGCAAATTCTACCGTGCAAGCTCTTCCATTAAAAAAGTATTCGTTCATTCCTTCTTTACACAAGGCTGCAACAATTGAGTCATAAAACTCAACCTGACAATATCCTCTGGACTTACCATTAACTTTCTCATCGAAGAACTTAATCTCTTCAAGCGTCCCATATTTAGATGAGACACTTTCGATTTCTGTATCAGTAGTCCACCAATGTAACTCTCCAACAAGGAGAATAGTCTCACCATTATCTCCAGTTGGCCTAACTGGGTTATCATTGGAATTTTATGAAAGTCTTTATAAAGAAGGTTCCTGACTTCGATTGGGCGGCTCTGGGTGCGAGCACAGCGAGGCATGCTGACAAGTTGAAGCTAGAGATGGAGAGGGATGCCCAAATTGTTGAGGAGGCTCGGCTCGCGGCCGAGAAGCCCGAGGTCGCTGGTGAAAATCGTGAGGGAGCAGAGGCTGATAACCCTTAATGTAATTTTAATTAGAACTAGACTTTTGACTGGGTAAGCGGGCACCCCTTTCGCCTCGCGCTTGTATTTGAAATATTCTGCCTCGGGGCATAACTTATTTAACTTTTGTTTGTATAAAATGTCAAGTTTTTTGTGCCCGCGTATGTCTTTACGGTGCTAGCTggtttttttttgtgttttcttaCCTTGCTTCTACTGACCAAAAGTAATCATAACTCTGGCCGCTTATGGCGAGCGTTACCCCTTCACTGCGAGCCCAATTTATTCAGCTCGTGTCATTTGTTCAATCAAACAACCATTGAAAGAGAATGCCAAGTGGAACAAGCCCGCATCAACTCGCAGGTGTTGTAGGTGTGCTCGCACTAGGAGCTCGCATGTGTCTTCTCCTCGTATCATGCGACTTTGAGTATGTTTGATGGAGGGCTGGGCCCCCTAGGTCGCATTTATGGTCTTGAGGGTCAGGGTATGAGCTCGTATCGCGGGCCTATACCTCTTTATCCACATCTTTTATCTACTATGTGTTCATATTTGTCTAAGCGGGCCGTGGCCCGGCTCGTTTCATGTTCTTGGCATCAAGCGGGTCGGGGCCCAgcttgatttaacatgttaataaaacAACTGTTCTGTCCTCGCATGAGTTCCCAAGGATGGGGTCCCCTACTGGGTATTTAATCTATTGACAGAAGTTAAAATATCAAGTGCACAAATATAGATCAATCGTTTATTCATAGATAATGGGAAGTGAAAGGAATACATGCTTGTGGTCTCAGGGAGGcacctatatggcactaccccccgagacttaggaatatttaaagataatactaagtctgaaaagaataatattactgataatacttgcgaaggtgttccgcgttccaggctcttgggatcaacttgtcttgcatatcattgaggtggtaggttccctcccagAGCACTGATTTTATCTTGTAAGGGCCTTCCCAATTCGCTCCAAAGAGTCCGTGACTCACCACCTTGGTATTTGGCATGACCCGGCGCAGAATCAAATCTCCCACCTTGAAAGTTCGGGCTCGAAACTTACTGTTGTAATGCCTAGCTGTCCTCTGCTGATATGCCGCTATCCTGATCTGAGCCTCTTCTCGAGTTTCTTCGATCATATCCAAATAGAGCCGATGATTGACCTCGTTTGCCTCTGAGTCATAGTTGTCCCTTCGAAAAGATCCTGCTCCCACTTCAACGGGCACCATAGCTTCACACCCATACACCAGAGAGAAAGGGGTCTCTCCAGTTGTGGTTCGGGGTATAGTGTTGTAAGACCATAGGACCTGGGCGAGCTCTTCTGGCCATgctcctttcttctcttcaagctttgcctttaaggtatgcttaatgattttattaacagcctctgtctgcccgttactctgggggtggcagactgcgctaaagctcttctgaatccccagctgctcacaaaaatctcgcatctccttgctatcaaattgtttcccattgtCAGATATCAGCTTGTAAGGGATGCCATAGCGACATACAATAGCCCTGTATACAAACTCCCTGAGCTTTTTCGCTGTGATAGTGGCTAGGGGCTCGgcctctgcccacttagtgaaatagtctaccgcaaccaccgcatacttgacgcctcccctggccttcgggagttccccaatcagatcaattccccacatggagaagggctaggggctcatgagggatgtgagagaggccacggggttgttgtaataattggcatatcgctgatacttatcacaagctcgggagaattcaaaggcgtcttttttcagcgttggccagtagtagccttgacggaggattttctgagctagagagctaccccccgagtgattgccgcAAATGCCCTCGTGTACTTCCCTTAGGATGTAGTTGCATTCCTCCCCATATATGTATTTGGGAAGAGGAACACTGAACCCTCTTCTGTATAGAATCCCGTCGTATATCACATAGCGGGCTGCTTTGTATTTTATCCTCCTTGCCTCGTTCTTTTCGTCCGGAAGTGAACCTTCTCTTATGTATTCTAGAATAGATGTCATCCACGTGGGGCCGAGCTCATTACTGAGGCTGCCCACCTCGTGCTCGGGCACACTAGGTTGCCTCTGTATATCAAGGGGCACGGTCCCTAGCAAAGTGCTCTCGCGGCGTGAGCCGAGCTTAGCTAGCTCGTCTGCGCCTTCATTCTGCCCACGCGGGATTAGTTCCAGCCTCACCTCGTTGAATCTTGCGATTATCCTCTGTGCGCACTTCAGGTAAAGCTCTGTTCTCGGCCCCTTAGCTTGATACCCCCCGTTTATCTGATAGACCATAATCATGGAGTCACTAAACACATTCAAATTCTCGACCTTCATTTCCAAAGCTAGCTTGAGACCGTTGATCAGGGCCTCATACTCATCATCATTGTTGGTTGCATGAAAGGCCAGATGGGTCGCACGTCTGATCTTGTGCGCCTCTGGGCTGATTAGCTCGATTCCAGCTCCTGCTCCATCACCGTTAGAGGCACCATCCACATATAGGCTCCACCATGGGGCACTATTTTGTCTCTCCAGTCCAACTTCTTCTGTGCTAGGTATAACAACAAGGGCTCCCGGCTCCACTTCTTGATGTGGGGGAAATTCTAGCACAAAATCGGCCAGGGCTTGGCCTTTGATCGCAGTCcttggcttataatccacctcgaATTGGCCGAGCTCAACCGTCCACTTCAACATTCGACCAGAAGACTCTGGTTTATGCATCACTTGTCTGAGGGGGTAGGAGGTTCGCACTTCTATCTTATGTGCCTGAAAATAGGGCCTGAGTTTTCGGGAGGCCAGGATCAGAGCATATGCTAGCTTTTCGAGGCTTGTGTATCGAGTCTCGGCATCGGCTAGCCTTTTGCCCACATAATATACCGGGAGCTGGACATCCTCCTCCTCTTGGACTAATACCGCACTTATTGTAAAGTCGGAGACAGCCAAGTATAGGGTCAAAGTTTCTCCTGCCTTTGGGTTGGACAATATTGGAGGGCTGCTGAGATGCTTCTTTATATTCTGAAAGGCTTCTTCACATTCTTCGGTCCACTTAAAATTCCTCCCCGCTCTTTTAATTGCTTTGAAGAACTTTTGGCATTTATCGGAGGATTTTGAGACGAAGTGATTCAAGGCAGCCACTCGTCCCGTTAAGCTTTGAACATCCTTCACTCGTCGAGGGGATCTCATCTCGAGTAGGGCTTGTATCTTGGCTGGGTTGGCCTCAATGCCTCTTGGTtgacaataaatcccaaaaacttcCCCGATTCAACCCCAAACACACATTTCTGGGGGTTGAGCTTCATTCTGTACTCCCTTAGGATCTGGAACATTTCTGCCAGGTGGCGGACATGATCCCTCGCTTCTTTCGACTTCACCAGCATGTCATCTACATAGGCCTCCATAGTCTTCCCCAATTGATGCTTGAACATCTTATTCACCAGCCTCTGATAGGTTGCCCCCGCATTAAGGAGCCCGAAGGGCATCCCGATGTAACATTAAAGGCCCCGATCAGTAATaaaggaggtgtgctcctgatctggcccatacatggggatttgcttatatcccgaataagcatc
Encoded here:
- the LOC141664521 gene encoding uncharacterized protein LOC141664521; translated protein: MRSPRRVKDVQSLTGRVAALNHFVSKSSDKCQKFFKAIKRAGRNFKWTEECEEAFQNIKKHLSSPPILSNPKAGETLTLYLAVSDFTISAVLVQEEEDVQLPVYYVGKRLADAETRYTSLEKLAYALILASRKLRPYFQAHKIEVRTSYPLRQVMHKPESSGRMLKWTVELGQFEVDYKPRTAIKGQALADFVLEFPPHQEVEPGALVVIPSTEEVGLERQNSAPWWSLYVDGASNGDGAGAGIELISPEAHKIRRATHLAFHATNNDDEYEALINGLKLALEMKVENLNVFSDSMIMVYQINGGYQAKGPRTELYLKCAQRIIARFNEVRLELIPRGQNEGADELAKLGSRRESTLLGTVPLDIQRQPSVPEHEVGSLSNELGPTWMTSILEYIREGSLPDEKNEARRIKYKAARYVIYDGILYRRGFSVPLPKYIYGEECNYILRELEEKKGAWPEELAQVLWSYNTIPRTTTGETPFSLVYGCEAMVPVEVGAGSFRRDNYDSEANEVNHRLYLDMIEETREEAQIRIAAYQQRTARHYNIRPTGDNGETILLVGELHWWTTDTEIESVSSKYGTLEEIKFFDEKVNGKSRGYCQVEFYDSIVAALCKEGMNEYFFNGRACTVEFASSEALWKMAVPYIKRNSKSNLNLNMRQRRGL
- the LOC141664520 gene encoding secreted RxLR effector protein 161-like produces the protein MSDCKAVTYPMDFNLQIDADSNGELINSTHYKSLVGGLRYLVYTRPDIAYAVGIVSCYMEKPTVMHLNAIKRICRYVKGTLHYGLVYIKGRGNYILSGFSDSDLAGCVEDRKSTSGMAFYLDESLISLVSQKQHCVALSSCEAEFMAATVTACQGIWSQRVLVQISDIKPGHVVIYIDNRSVIDLAKNPVFHRRSKHIDVRYHFIRKCVEQGLIVIKHINTSEQRADILTKALSAAKF